One region of Solanum pennellii chromosome 6, SPENNV200 genomic DNA includes:
- the LOC107022144 gene encoding uncharacterized protein LOC107022144 encodes MIGNVSYEFELPQELAAIHSVFHIYMLKKFMCDHSFIKQTEDTGIKDSLSYEEIFVQILNRKPFKLRTKEVALVKVHWRNHFVEEATLEAEEDMKKIYPYLFET; translated from the coding sequence ATGATAGGTAATGTATCTTATGAGTttgagctaccacaagagttagctgCAATTCATTCGGTATTTCACATCTAcatgttgaagaagttcatGTGCGATCATTCATTTATCAAACAAACTGAAGATACTGGGATCAAAGATAGTttatcttatgaggagatttTTGTCCAGATTCTAAATCGCAAACCTTTCAAATTGAGGACTAAGGAAGTAGCATTAGTCAAAGTTCATTGGAGaaaccattttgttgaggaagCCACTTTGGAAGCagaggaagatatgaagaagatatatccaTATCTCTTTGAAACATGA